From Micromonospora rhizosphaerae, the proteins below share one genomic window:
- a CDS encoding type VII secretion target, translating to MPAAEGIRVSPEDLVGHAGHLAGVADALTVARQAGQSVRLGADAYGQLCVLMPVLLDHVQRILVEGVDTAARSVNDTADRLRAVAGRYQATDGRAEDTLNRIRQRL from the coding sequence GTGCCGGCCGCTGAGGGCATCCGGGTCAGCCCGGAGGACCTGGTCGGGCACGCCGGCCACCTCGCCGGGGTCGCCGACGCCCTGACCGTCGCCCGGCAGGCCGGCCAGTCGGTGCGTCTCGGCGCCGACGCGTACGGGCAGCTCTGCGTACTGATGCCGGTGCTGCTCGACCACGTGCAACGGATCCTGGTCGAGGGCGTCGACACCGCCGCCCGCTCGGTGAACGACACCGCCGACCGACTCCGCGCCGTCGCCGGCCGCTACCAGGCCACAGACGGCCGGGCGGAGGACACGCTGAACCGGATCCGGCAGCGACTGTGA
- a CDS encoding YbaB/EbfC family nucleoid-associated protein: MWADEAGLDAAQRRIDEWESSIQARAERSRALSERLSGLTASAVSPDRTVEATVDSAGTLIDLRLDERIRTQSAARTAEQVLATTRAAYAELLRQVTEATRETLGPDDPAVSAVIDSYGRRLGARDAGDDGAGR; this comes from the coding sequence GTGTGGGCGGACGAGGCCGGTCTGGACGCGGCCCAGCGCCGGATCGACGAGTGGGAGTCCTCGATCCAGGCGCGGGCGGAGCGCAGCAGGGCGCTCTCCGAGCGACTGTCGGGCCTCACGGCCAGCGCCGTCAGTCCGGACCGGACAGTCGAGGCCACCGTGGACTCCGCCGGGACGCTGATAGACCTGCGGCTCGACGAACGCATCCGGACACAGTCCGCGGCGCGCACCGCGGAACAGGTGCTGGCGACCACCCGGGCGGCGTACGCGGAACTGCTCCGCCAGGTGACCGAGGCGACGCGGGAGACGCTCGGCCCGGACGACCCGGCGGTCAGCGCGGTCATCGACTCGTACGGGCGCCGGCTCGGTGCCCGCGACGCGGGTGACGACGGTGCCGGCCGCTGA
- a CDS encoding slipin family protein — translation MGAAAVVGLVIVIAIAVFVLSLSVRLVQQYQRGVVFRFGRVLDRIRQPGLHFIIPVADRMVRVSMQTTVIGVPAQGVITRDNVTVTVDAVVYYRVVDPVKVLVNVRDYQSAVLQVAQTALRSVIGKADLDTLLSNRDKINAELKAVIDAPTEKPWGLLIERVEVKDVALPEAMKRSMSRQAEAERERRARVIIADAEYQASRRLADASRTMSGTPGAYQLRLLQTVVDVAAEKNSTLVMPFPVEMLSFFAEFARREGAAPGGRGPQAQTTPVGPVLGPVTESVAAAAAEGGDGRRPQPPPG, via the coding sequence ATGGGAGCCGCCGCCGTCGTCGGCCTGGTCATCGTCATCGCGATCGCGGTGTTCGTGCTGTCGCTGAGCGTCCGGCTGGTGCAGCAGTACCAGCGCGGCGTCGTGTTCCGCTTCGGCCGGGTGCTGGACCGCATCCGCCAGCCCGGTTTGCACTTCATCATCCCGGTCGCCGACCGGATGGTGCGGGTCAGCATGCAGACCACGGTGATCGGCGTGCCGGCGCAGGGCGTGATCACTCGCGACAACGTCACCGTGACCGTCGACGCGGTCGTCTACTACCGCGTGGTCGACCCGGTGAAGGTCCTGGTCAACGTGCGCGACTATCAGTCCGCGGTGCTTCAGGTCGCGCAGACCGCGCTGCGGTCGGTGATCGGCAAGGCCGACCTCGACACCCTGCTGAGCAACCGGGACAAGATCAACGCCGAGCTGAAGGCGGTGATCGACGCGCCGACCGAGAAGCCGTGGGGACTGCTCATCGAGCGGGTCGAGGTAAAGGACGTAGCGCTGCCCGAGGCGATGAAGCGCTCGATGTCCCGCCAGGCCGAGGCGGAGCGGGAACGGCGGGCCCGGGTCATCATCGCCGACGCCGAGTACCAGGCGTCCCGCCGGCTCGCCGACGCGTCCCGGACCATGTCGGGGACGCCGGGGGCGTACCAGCTGCGGCTGCTCCAGACGGTGGTGGACGTGGCCGCCGAGAAGAACAGCACCCTGGTGATGCCCTTCCCGGTCGAGATGCTGAGCTTCTTCGCCGAGTTCGCCCGCCGCGAGGGGGCGGCGCCGGGCGGGCGGGGCCCGCAGGCGCAGACGACGCCGGTCGGGCCGGTGCTCGGCCCGGTCACCGAGAGCGTCGCGGCCGCGGCCGCCGAGGGCGGCGACGGGCGCCGGCCACAGCCACCGCCCGGCTGA
- a CDS encoding PadR family transcriptional regulator produces MTDSPLREPTFLVLTALAESPQHGYAVIEDVLRISDGRVRLRAGTLYAVLDRLRADGLIEVEREEVVQSRLRRYYRLTALGARRLADEAARLRRNADAAGARLRRAGLLPEGGAA; encoded by the coding sequence ATGACAGACAGTCCCCTCCGGGAACCGACGTTCCTGGTCCTCACCGCGCTGGCGGAGTCACCCCAGCACGGCTACGCCGTCATCGAGGACGTCCTGCGCATCTCCGACGGGCGGGTCCGCCTGCGCGCCGGCACGCTCTACGCCGTCCTCGACCGACTGCGTGCCGACGGCCTGATCGAGGTCGAGCGGGAGGAGGTGGTGCAGTCGCGGCTGCGCCGCTACTACCGCCTGACCGCCCTGGGTGCGCGTCGGCTCGCCGACGAGGCCGCCCGCCTGCGTCGCAACGCCGACGCCGCCGGGGCCCGGCTGCGCCGCGCCGGCCTGCTCCCCGAGGGAGGAGCGGCGTGA